The region GCGAGCCAAACCGATTCCTGCTGTGCTTTACTAAAAAGCCCCGAAAGATATCGGTCTCTGCGCGGATTCAGTGCTAGAAATTCTCTCTTCGGTAGATAAACCTGTTGGTGTTTTGGTTGAGACCAAAACCTGCGCGCGCGCTGGGGTCGCGGTTGTAGTTGGTACCTGACCATACACCTTGCAAATAAGTTTTGTTTGCCGGTGTGGTGGCCACGCAAGTCGTATCTCCTCCCGCGCCTGCGTCCAGATCCACGCATAAATCCACGCTGCCGGTTGCGGCAGGCGAGGGTTTGGTCAGTTTCAGGTTGCCCGCCCCGGAACTGAACGTTCCACTGATACTGACATGAGATTGGCCCATGTTGGTGGCACTAAGACCGCCTTGGTAATTGCTCAACACAACATTGGCAGCTGCAATCGAAGTACAGTTATCCAGGGTATTGGTGACAAAGTCCGTCCCATTCCAGTATTCAGCAAGGAGGGGCACGGGCAAATCCAGCAGTTCCGATCCCAAGGCGTTGCCCAGCCGCAGCCTTCCGAAGCGCATTGGCTTGCCGGAACTGAAAGCGATGCCGTTGCCGGCGGTCGCCGTCCCGAAACTCGCCGGATTGCTCGCCAAAATGACACCGTCGGCGTCTATCACGTTGATCGCGAGGCTGATATCGGCGTTGTACGGCGAAGCTGGAGCCGTCGGCGTGGTACGTGTAAAGAACAGCCCGGTGCCAGAGCTGAAGGTGAGCGTTCCCACTCCCGCACCAGTCGAGACAATCACCGGGTCGGTGCCCGGCAGGCCGCTCGTGTTGAGTGTGCCGCTCGCCGCAGTGTAGGCCTTGCCGGTGAGACTCGCATTGGTGATCTGCCACAGCGCGCCGGTGTAGCGGGTGGTCGTGCCGTTCGTGAAGTTCTGCGCGGTGACCGTGATCACCGGCTGCGTCGTGTAGCTGAAGGGCTGGCCGATATAGGTGAAGGAGCCGCAGGCGGTGCCGAATACCGGTGTGTTAAGCGAGACCGCGAAGTGATCGGGCGCAAAGCGGCCGACGTTGATGACGGCGGAGGTGATGTTGCGCTCGGCGGTCGTGGACCCGTCGGCTGCATCCACGTTCGAGAAAGTCGAGTCAACGAGCTGCAAGGCGAACGAGCCGACGTCGCCATAGGTGGCGACGTTCGAGGTTAACACCCCTGCCGCAAAGCTCGCGCCCAGCGTGAACGTGCCGAACGTCGCGGTGCAGGCAGTGCCTGCGCAGGCCGTCAGCGTAGGCGTTGGCGTACCGGCATAGTTGGTCGTCGTCGCCGGCGTGCCGGCCGCATTCACCGCGGTCGCCCGGACCGTGAACGGCCGTCCCGCCTTATGCGTCACGCCACCGGGGACGGCGACGGTGTTGAGCGTTCGCACCGTGCCGGCGGTTTGCCAATCGGTGTCGGTCACGCTGTAGCTGGCGAACGTATTGGGGCGAATCGCGAAGTTGTCGGTTGAACAACCGGTAACAGTGGGCGCGCCCGCCGGGAAAGTGATGCGCAGCCGCGCCTCGGGGTAGGAATTGGCCTGTGTGAAGCTGATGGTCTTGCGTCCGTTGTCGCCGGCGACAAACGTTGGATCGGGCGAGAGCGTCTGAATCACCGTCCAGGTCGGCCGGCAGTTGTTGGCATCGAGCGCGCCGGAATTGTTGCTCGCGTCGAGCACCTCGACCCGCACCGTGCCGGTGAAAGTCGTCGCGATCGCGGTTTTCGCTGCATTCAACGCAATCATGTCGAGACTCACGGTGGCGCCGGCAATCTTGGTCTTGATTACACCGGTGATGGCACCTGCAGCGGTCGAGGTTTCATACGCATTGAAGCCGCCGATCGTGGTGGCGCCGACGGCGGCTTTCACCGATACGGCCCCGTAGGCCCAGTTGTCGCTGGTGAACGTCCACGTCGTCGTCACAGTGGCGGCACCGGCCGCCGTGCTTCCGCCGCCGAAGTTCCCACCCGCACCCGCGTTTAGATTCCATCTCTGGGTCTGCGAGCCACCCGGCGTGATGCTGACGCAGCCGTTGTCGCATTGGAGCGTGTCAATCACCAGCTCGCCGGTCGCGCTCGTCACCGTCAGCGAG is a window of Burkholderiales bacterium DNA encoding:
- a CDS encoding DUF6701 domain-containing protein, which produces MTISPTPHLFGFSCTPRVALARLLVFLIAAVGIFWSCGVYPKTAAVVSVPGRSRNDFGLAFMKIICTVLAFVVLILGLPAVAGAAVAFDAAASTSSAASSTTFSWTHTASGANRVVIVGVSYISPSATATATYGGTSMTLVGSQFTAADSRMAMFSLVNPPTGAQTVTVTLTAAPTQGFVGGSVSFTGANQTTPTGTFVSAIGTTSPASLTVTSATGELVIDTLQCDNGCVSITPGGSQTQRWNLNAGAGGNFGGGSTAAGAATVTTTWTFTSDNWAYGAVSVKAAVGATTIGGFNAYETSTAAGAITGVIKTKIAGATVSLDMIALNAAKTAIATTFTGTVRVEVLDASNNSGALDANNCRPTWTVIQTLSPDPTFVAGDNGRKTISFTQANSYPEARLRITFPAGAPTVTGCSTDNFAIRPNTFASYSVTDTDWQTAGTVRTLNTVAVPGGVTHKAGRPFTVRATAVNAAGTPATTTNYAGTPTPTLTACAGTACTATFGTFTLGASFAAGVLTSNVATYGDVGSFALQLVDSTFSNVDAADGSTTAERNITSAVINVGRFAPDHFAVSLNTPVFGTACGSFTYIGQPFSYTTQPVITVTAQNFTNGTTTRYTGALWQITNASLTGKAYTAASGTLNTSGLPGTDPVIVSTGAGVGTLTFSSGTGLFFTRTTPTAPASPYNADISLAINVIDADGVILASNPASFGTATAGNGIAFSSGKPMRFGRLRLGNALGSELLDLPVPLLAEYWNGTDFVTNTLDNCTSIAAANVVLSNYQGGLSATNMGQSHVSISGTFSSGAGNLKLTKPSPAATGSVDLCVDLDAGAGGDTTCVATTPANKTYLQGVWSGTNYNRDPSARAGFGLNQNTNRFIYRRENF